A window of Oncorhynchus nerka isolate Pitt River linkage group LG4, Oner_Uvic_2.0, whole genome shotgun sequence contains these coding sequences:
- the LOC115128497 gene encoding translocon-associated protein subunit beta-like → MRVLYVFALLALLGQGTGEEGARLLASKSLLNRYAVEGRDLTLQYNIYNVGTSAALEVELSDDSFPPEDFGIVSGMLNVKWDRIAPASNVSHTVVLRPLKAGYFNFTSASVSYLAQEGGHVVVGYTSAPGQGGILAQREFDRRFSPHYLDWAAFGVMTLPSIGIPLLLWFSSKRKYDSPKAKKN, encoded by the exons ATGAGGGTCCTGTACGTTTTTGCTCTACTGGCTCTACTGGGTCAGGGGACAGGAGAAGAGGGGGCTCGTCTGTTGGCTTCCAAGTCCCTCTTGAACCGTTATGCTGTTGAAGGCCGTGACCTCACACTGCAGTACAACATCTACAACGTTGGAACCAG CGCTGCCCTAGAGGTCGAGCTGTCCGATGACTCCTTTCCACCTGAGGATTTTGGCATCGTCTCTGGGATGCTGAATGTGAAATGGGACCGGATCGCCCC TGCCAGCAATGTCTCTCATACTGTGGTACTGCGCCCCCTGAAGGCCGGATACTTCAACTTCACCTCTGCTTCTGTCAGCTACCTGGCTCAGGAGGGAGGACATGTCGTG GTTGGCTACACCAGCGCCCCCGGACAGGGTGGGATCTTGGCTCAGAGGGAGTTTGACAGGCGTTTCTCCCCCCACTAT CTGGACTGGGCCGCCTTCGGCGTAATGACCCTCCCCTCCATCGGCATCCCCCTGCTCCTGTGGTTCTCTAGCAAGAGGAAGTACGACTCGCCCAAGGCCAAGAAGAACTaa
- the si:ch73-109i22.2 gene encoding SH2 domain-containing protein 2A, whose translation MDFDYQRLKDVEILRREERISCLPIQPQKPVPHQHSAQDPPTRQTPPIKPRRSLKVPKTLREEVVLPAKQTNGQENEIVVKRVSPALTLGGPGPLEPLSPSLRAHTLLWFERTQLPRLCRPGRPMPRWLHGFATRREAEELLKDKQQGCFLLRLSESKIGFVLSYRGMDRCRHFIIEEEEGGRGACFLIAGEESRHSSLQELVSYYTQYPVGPFNEILTTPCDESSEACEGTVKLGLQDEGGETTKVTEKEASSYALSAPATVHVQEILASSAPTNDGTPEYAVVKKVLKKSLSLPENQLGELLVVTNLILPEDVTEPDVSCAGAFGGGENAFDALYARVNKPPSMLSHTSPYVNVGNPPGQEATASSVPLMHRGSTGDPCYWKLEPLHTYEETPHLVQREEETKEHIDFYAMGRWRDAERSTDPQHHLYSEVNLRTREAPSHIPLPARTAPNRPLRLPPRPVNCPPQQDGSVQRCGDPILSTSPSRPGVFLTPCSERPLTQDPSTSIYEQIPERPTSSRPPPNPTTPY comes from the exons ATGGACTTTGACTACCAGCGCTTAAAAG ATGTTGAAATCCTCAGGCGAGAAGAGCGAATCAGCTGCCTGCCAATCCAACCCCAAAAGCCTGTACCACACCAGCATTCTGCTCAAGACCCACCCACCCGCCAGACTCCTCCAATCAAACCCAGGCGGAGCTTAAAGGTTCCCAAAACCCTTCGTGAGGAGGTGGTGCTACCAGCCAAACAAACCAATGGCCAGGAGAATGAG aTAGTAGTGAAGAGGGTGTCTCCTGCTCTGACTCTGGGTGGCCCCGGGCCCCTGGAGCCCTTGTCCCCGTCCCTTCGGGCACACACCCTGCTGTGGTTTGAGAGGACACAGCTTCCCCGCCTGTGTCGGCCTGGTCGCCCAATGCCCCGCTGGCTACACGGCTTCGCCACACGCAG GGAGGCAGAGGAGCTTCTAAAGGACAAGCAGCAGGGCTGTTTTCTGCTCAGGCTCAGCGAGTCAAAGATTGGTTTTGTACTCTCGTACAG AGGAATGGATAGGTGCCGCCATTTCAtcatagaggaagaagagggtggCAGAGGGGCGTGTTTCCTCATCGCTGGGGAGGAGAGTCGCCATAGCAGCCTGCAGGAGCTGGTCAGCTATTACACCCAGTATCCCGTGGGGCCCTTCAACGAGATTCTCACCACGCCCTGTGACGAG TCCAGTGAAGCTTGTGAGGGTACAGTTAAACTGGGGTTGCAGGATGAAGGTGGAGAGACAACGAAAGTGACCGAAAAGGAAGCCTCATCATATGCACTCTCGGCTCCTGCCACTGTCCATGTCCAAGAGATATTGGCCAGCTCAGCCCCTACAAACGACGGGACGCCAGAGTAtgctgtggtgaagaaggtgctaAAAAAGTCCCTTTCTCTACCAGAAAACCAGCTTGGGGAACTGTTGGTG GTGACAAACCTGATCCTCCCCGAAGATGTGACAGAACCTGACGTTAGCTGTGCAGGAGCATTTGGCGGGGGAGAAAACGCCTTCGACGCACTGTACGCCCGGGTCAACAAGCCACCAAGCATGCTTTCCCATACATCTCCCTATGTCAATGTGGGCAATCCTCCAGGCCAGGAGGCGACAGCGTCCTCCGTCCCTCTCATGCACCGTGGGTCCACGGGGGACCCATGCTACTGGAAGTTGGAGCCCCTGCACACCTACGAGGAAACCCCTCATCTGGTTCAACGTGAAGAAGAGACAAAGGAACACATCGACTTCTACGCCATGGGGCGCTGGCGGGATGCCGAGAGGAGTACAG ACCCCCAGCATCACCTCTACTCAGAGGTGAACCTAAGAACAAGAGAGGCCCCCAGTCACATCCCCCTTCCAGCCAGGACAGCCCCCAACCGGCCTTTACGACTGCCTCCCAGGCCTGTTAACTGCCCCCCTCAACAGGACGGAAGTGTGCAG CGATGTGGAGATCCCATCTTGTCCACTTCCCCATCCCGACCTGGAGTCTTTCTGACACCTTGTTCAGAACGACCTTTGACCCAAGACCCGAGCACCAGCATCTATGAACAGATCCCAGAGAGGCCAACCAGTTCAAGGCCTCCACCCAATCCGACCACTCCTTACTAA